A single genomic interval of Bos indicus isolate NIAB-ARS_2022 breed Sahiwal x Tharparkar chromosome 5, NIAB-ARS_B.indTharparkar_mat_pri_1.0, whole genome shotgun sequence harbors:
- the LOC109558752 gene encoding olfactory receptor 6C75 — MRNYTEVTEFILLGLTSDPKWQVVLFLFLLVTYMLSVTGNLVIITLTLSDPHLQTPMYFFLRNFSFLEISFTSVCIPRFLVAIMTEDRTISYNGCVAQLFFFIFLGVTEFYLLAAMSYDRYVAICKPLHYTTIMSSKVCILLVFSSWLAGFLIIFPPIILLLRLDFCGSNIVDHFICDASPILQLSCTSTHFLELMALFLAVVTLMVTLTLVILSYTYIIQTILRIPSTNQRKKAFSTCSSHMIVVSLSYGSCIFMYIKPSARERVTLSKGVAVLNTSVAPLLNPFIYTLRNQQVQQAFKNMVQRIAFSSNK, encoded by the coding sequence atgagaaattaCACAGAAGTTACCGAGTTTATCCTTCTTGGATTGACAAGTGATCCAAAGTGGCAGGTTGTACTGTTCCTATTTCTTCTTGTTACCTACATGCTAAGCGTGACTGGGAACCTGGTCATCATCACCCTCACCCTTTCAGATCCCCATCTGCAGACTCCAATGTATTTCTTCCTTCGAAACTTCTCATTCCTAGAAATATCATTCACTTCTGTCTGCATTCCCAGATTCCTTGTCGCGATCATGACTGAGGACAGAACCATTTCTTATAACGGCTGTGTGGCTCAGctgtttttcttcatcttcttggGGGTGACAGAATTTTACCTCCTGGCTGCCAtgtcctatgaccgctatgtggccatctgcaaacctCTGCATTACACCACCATCATGAGCAGTAAAGTCTGTATACTTCTTGTCTTTAGCTCCTGGCTTGCAGGATTCCTGATCATCTTTCCACCAATAATCCTGCTGCTGCGATTGGATTTCTGTGGCTCCAATATAGTTGATCATTTCATCTGTGACGCTTCTCCCATCCTGCAGCTTTCCTGCACGAGCACTCACTTTCTAGAACTCATGGCATTATTTTTAGCTGTGGTAACACTCATGGTCACTCTAACATTAGTTATTCTATCCTACACATATATTATCCAGACAATTCTGAGAATTCCTTCCACGaatcaaagaaaaaaagccttttcCACGTGTTCCTCCCACATGATAGTTGTCTCTCTGTCTTATGGCAGCTGCATCTTCATGTACATTAAGCCTTCAGCAAGGGAAAGAGTGACTCTAAGCAAAGGAGTGGCTGTGCTCAATACCTCAGTGGCTCCTCTTTTGAATCCATTTATATACACCCTAAGAAATCAGCAAGTGCAGCAAGCCTTCAAAAACATGGTCCAGAGAATAGCCTTTTCTTCAAATAAGTGA